A genomic stretch from Symbiobacterium terraclitae includes:
- the plsY gene encoding glycerol-3-phosphate 1-O-acyltransferase PlsY: MTDLIVVGIMGYLLGSVPVGFLVGRLRGIDVRRYGSGATGGTNVLRTLGPWAALFTVACDIGKGLLAAYLGQRLAGDWGYAVGGFLASLGHSYPVWLRFRGGKSVATSGGVALLHYPLQVLLGILAGALAVLPTRWVSLGSLVATAAVVIQVLVAGAPLAHRLLVVGLAVVIYVRHWENMKRIAAGTENRLGVRAQPRP; the protein is encoded by the coding sequence GTGACCGATCTGATCGTTGTAGGCATTATGGGCTACCTGCTGGGTTCGGTGCCGGTGGGCTTCCTGGTGGGGCGGCTGCGTGGCATCGACGTGCGCCGCTACGGCAGCGGCGCCACCGGCGGGACCAACGTGCTGCGCACCCTGGGCCCCTGGGCCGCGCTCTTCACGGTGGCGTGCGATATCGGCAAGGGCCTTCTGGCGGCCTACCTGGGCCAGCGCCTGGCGGGCGATTGGGGTTACGCCGTCGGGGGCTTCCTGGCCTCCCTGGGCCACTCCTACCCGGTGTGGCTCCGCTTCCGCGGCGGCAAGAGCGTGGCGACCAGCGGCGGCGTGGCGCTGCTGCACTACCCCCTGCAGGTGCTGCTGGGCATCCTGGCCGGGGCGCTGGCCGTGCTGCCCACCCGCTGGGTCTCCCTGGGGTCGCTGGTGGCCACGGCGGCCGTCGTCATCCAGGTCTTGGTAGCGGGTGCGCCCCTGGCGCACCGCCTGCTGGTGGTCGGCCTGGCCGTCGTCATCTACGTCCGGCACTGGGAGAACATGAAGCGCATCGCCGCAGGCACCGAGAACCGGCTCGGCGTGCGCGCCCAACCCCGGCCGTAG
- a CDS encoding cytochrome ubiquinol oxidase subunit I, translated as MSHLDAARFQMGYSLAFHMVFAALGVGMPALLATAEFLHLRTGDAEYLRLAKTWARATAVLFAIGAVSGTGIAFELGLLWPEFMHFAGTTIGPAFALEGYAFFTEAIFLGLYLYGRNRMHPVAHWLTSVAVAVSGAASSVLVTASNAWMQNPVGLETLLADPAQADPWVLFANSHWPVMALHSTIACYAATGFAAAGIYAWGMLRGRTDTLRRKALTIAMAMGLLAALAMPITGDASAKVVARNQPEKLAAMEALFVTRDRAPLLIGGIPNPATGEVCCAVELPGLLSYLAHGSFDAEVMGLDRVPREQWPNVPLVHYSFQVMVGAGMAMVAVGLWYAWVRWRRPERVATDRRLLWALVIASPLGYLALEAGWMVAEAGRQHWTVWKAMTTAEAVTPAGGMGASMLGFTALYAVLGTVLVLLLNRLSHEAPEGR; from the coding sequence GTGTCGCACCTCGACGCCGCACGCTTTCAGATGGGCTACTCCCTCGCCTTCCACATGGTCTTCGCCGCGCTCGGCGTGGGCATGCCGGCCCTGCTTGCCACGGCGGAGTTCCTGCACCTGCGCACCGGCGATGCGGAGTACCTGCGGCTGGCCAAGACGTGGGCCAGGGCGACGGCGGTGCTCTTCGCCATCGGCGCCGTGAGCGGAACCGGGATCGCGTTCGAGCTCGGCCTGCTCTGGCCGGAGTTCATGCACTTCGCCGGCACAACCATAGGACCCGCCTTCGCGCTGGAGGGGTACGCCTTCTTCACCGAGGCGATCTTCCTGGGGCTCTACCTCTACGGCCGCAACCGCATGCACCCCGTGGCCCACTGGCTCACCAGCGTGGCAGTGGCGGTCAGCGGGGCGGCCTCCTCCGTGCTGGTCACAGCTTCCAACGCCTGGATGCAGAACCCGGTGGGCCTCGAGACGCTCCTCGCCGACCCGGCGCAGGCCGACCCGTGGGTCCTGTTCGCCAACTCCCACTGGCCGGTCATGGCGCTGCACTCCACCATCGCCTGCTACGCGGCCACCGGCTTCGCCGCGGCGGGCATCTACGCCTGGGGGATGCTCCGCGGGCGCACCGACACTCTGCGCCGGAAGGCGCTCACCATCGCGATGGCGATGGGCCTCCTGGCTGCGCTGGCCATGCCCATCACCGGCGACGCCTCGGCCAAAGTGGTGGCCCGGAACCAGCCCGAGAAGCTGGCCGCAATGGAGGCGCTTTTCGTCACCCGGGACCGGGCGCCCCTGCTGATCGGGGGAATTCCCAACCCGGCCACGGGCGAGGTGTGCTGTGCAGTCGAACTGCCCGGGCTCCTCTCCTACCTGGCCCACGGCTCCTTCGACGCCGAGGTGATGGGGCTCGACCGGGTGCCCCGGGAGCAGTGGCCCAACGTCCCGCTGGTCCACTACTCGTTCCAGGTCATGGTGGGTGCCGGGATGGCGATGGTTGCCGTCGGTCTCTGGTACGCCTGGGTCCGCTGGCGCCGCCCCGAACGGGTTGCGACGGACCGCCGGCTGCTCTGGGCGCTGGTGATCGCCTCGCCCCTCGGCTACCTGGCCCTGGAGGCGGGCTGGATGGTCGCCGAGGCCGGCCGCCAGCACTGGACGGTCTGGAAGGCAATGACCACCGCCGAGGCCGTCACCCCCGCGGGCGGCATGGGCGCGTCGATGCTCGGATTCACTGCGCTCTACGCCGTGCTGGGGACCGTTCTGGTGCTCCTCCTCAACCGGCTCAGCCACGAAGCGCCCGAAGGGAGGTAA
- a CDS encoding DUF2249 domain-containing protein — translation MDVKELDVREIPPFRRHPLIFETFENLPPGGQMRLVNDHDPKPLYYQFAAERPGTFDWEYEQQGPDVWKVLIIRK, via the coding sequence ATGGACGTCAAGGAGCTTGATGTGCGCGAGATCCCGCCCTTCCGCCGGCACCCGCTCATCTTCGAGACCTTCGAGAACCTGCCCCCGGGCGGGCAGATGCGGCTCGTGAACGACCACGATCCCAAGCCCCTGTACTACCAGTTCGCCGCGGAGCGCCCCGGCACGTTCGACTGGGAATACGAGCAGCAGGGCCCCGATGTCTGGAAGGTACTGATCATCAGGAAGTAG
- the ytaF gene encoding sporulation membrane protein YtaF has product MSLVLLALAVSLDSLMAGLLYGLRGLRLPWEAAAIVSLATGLLLAASMGAGGMVAGRLAPQLAHRMGAAILALTGIWIIFQTVRSRPGAVPPARDPAPLHRVWRLRLGSVGIVVEILREPAAADLDRSGHINAHEALLLGLALALDSTAAGLGAALTGFSPVGLPLAAACATFVLLTAGSRLAHRLPLRLNGRWAALHGVLLTLLGLYRMLGR; this is encoded by the coding sequence GTGTCGCTTGTGCTGCTCGCCCTCGCCGTCAGCCTCGACTCGCTGATGGCGGGGCTCCTGTACGGCCTGCGGGGGCTCCGGCTGCCCTGGGAGGCCGCGGCCATCGTGAGCCTGGCCACCGGGCTGCTCCTCGCGGCCTCCATGGGCGCCGGGGGGATGGTGGCCGGCCGGCTCGCGCCGCAGCTGGCCCACCGGATGGGAGCTGCGATCCTGGCCCTGACAGGCATCTGGATTATCTTCCAGACGGTGCGGTCGCGGCCGGGGGCCGTGCCGCCCGCACGGGACCCGGCGCCGCTGCACCGGGTCTGGCGGCTGCGCCTGGGCTCGGTGGGCATCGTGGTGGAGATCCTGCGGGAGCCGGCGGCTGCGGACCTGGACCGCTCGGGGCACATCAACGCACACGAGGCCCTGCTGCTGGGCCTTGCCCTGGCCCTGGACTCGACGGCCGCGGGGCTGGGCGCGGCGCTGACGGGCTTCTCGCCGGTTGGCCTGCCCCTGGCCGCGGCCTGCGCCACGTTCGTCCTGCTGACGGCCGGCTCGCGCCTCGCCCACCGCCTGCCCCTGCGCCTGAACGGCCGGTGGGCCGCGCTACACGGGGTGCTCCTGACCCTGCTTGGACTGTACCGGATGCTTGGACGGTAG
- a CDS encoding cytochrome d ubiquinol oxidase subunit II has product MAPWMGVDPVVAAAAVMLLGLLAYAVLAGADFGGGIWDLLSRGPRRREQQMAIARAMGPVWEANHVWLIFVIVILFNVFPTAYRALGIAFFGLFHLVLVGIVLRGAAFAFRAAAPADSPHWLLWSRVFGGASAVTPFLLGLAAAAISGGGIRLYPDGAVQVDPALTWFSPVSLLMGLLTVAMCAYLAAVFLTVETGGALREDFRRRALWAGALLALLAAALLPLLPSAMPQLWQRFTRPASAPLLLAGAGLAALSSAAVYTRRYRTARVAAVAEVVVLLGGWAAGQWPYIIYPDVTFQAAAAPGPSIRFLLNTLPFGLLVLLPSLWLLFRIFKAETG; this is encoded by the coding sequence GTGGCACCCTGGATGGGAGTCGACCCCGTGGTGGCTGCTGCCGCCGTGATGCTGCTCGGCCTCTTGGCCTACGCCGTCCTGGCCGGGGCGGACTTCGGCGGCGGCATCTGGGACCTGCTGTCCCGCGGTCCCCGGCGGCGGGAGCAGCAGATGGCCATCGCCCGGGCGATGGGCCCGGTGTGGGAGGCCAACCACGTCTGGCTGATCTTCGTGATCGTCATCCTGTTCAACGTTTTCCCCACGGCGTACCGCGCCCTGGGCATCGCCTTCTTCGGGCTGTTTCACCTGGTGCTGGTGGGCATCGTGCTCCGGGGGGCCGCCTTCGCCTTTCGCGCCGCAGCGCCGGCCGACTCCCCGCACTGGCTGCTCTGGAGCCGGGTCTTCGGCGGGGCCTCGGCCGTCACGCCGTTTCTGCTGGGGCTGGCCGCCGCGGCGATCTCGGGGGGCGGCATCCGCCTCTACCCCGACGGCGCCGTGCAGGTGGACCCGGCCCTCACCTGGTTCAGCCCCGTCTCGCTGCTGATGGGGCTCCTGACCGTGGCCATGTGCGCCTACCTGGCCGCGGTCTTCCTCACCGTGGAGACGGGCGGCGCCCTGCGAGAGGACTTCCGCCGGCGGGCCCTCTGGGCCGGGGCCTTGCTTGCGCTGCTGGCCGCGGCGCTTCTGCCCCTCCTGCCCTCCGCCATGCCGCAGCTCTGGCAGCGGTTCACGCGTCCGGCGTCGGCCCCGCTGCTGCTGGCTGGGGCCGGGCTCGCCGCGCTCTCGAGCGCGGCCGTGTACACCCGGCGCTACCGCACGGCCCGGGTCGCCGCCGTGGCCGAGGTGGTGGTGCTGCTCGGCGGCTGGGCCGCCGGCCAGTGGCCCTACATCATCTACCCCGACGTCACGTTCCAGGCCGCCGCTGCGCCGGGGCCCTCGATCCGCTTCCTGCTGAACACCCTGCCTTTCGGCCTGCTGGTGCTTCTGCCCTCGCTCTGGCTGCTCTTCCGCATCTTCAAGGCCGAGACGGGGTGA
- a CDS encoding ribose-phosphate pyrophosphokinase has translation MIAGRKIFSGRASRYLAREICQHLGVELARAQVMKFKNDNLFVQIEENVREREVFVVQTSCPPVDENLMETLIMIDALKRASAGRITAVLPYYPYGRSDKKDQPRVPITARLVADLLTTAGADRVMTIDLHSPQIQGFFSIPCDHLTATTLFAQYMRTKGLVAPVAVATDAGAAKRALTFARALNIPLAIMEKHRHGNTDTVAITAFIGDVRGREAIVFEDEIATGSTLLAAAEVLHEQGASAIYVCATHALFADNALERLQQSAIDEVVVTNTLPHQDLPPKVTELSVAPLLAAAIDRVTTGESISSLFEM, from the coding sequence GTGATCGCCGGTCGCAAGATCTTCTCTGGCCGGGCAAGCAGGTATCTGGCGCGCGAGATCTGTCAGCACCTCGGTGTAGAGCTGGCCAGGGCTCAGGTCATGAAGTTCAAGAACGACAACCTGTTCGTCCAGATCGAGGAGAACGTGCGGGAGCGCGAGGTCTTCGTCGTGCAGACCTCCTGCCCGCCGGTGGACGAGAACCTGATGGAGACGCTGATCATGATCGACGCCCTCAAGCGGGCCTCAGCCGGGCGCATTACCGCGGTCCTCCCCTACTACCCCTACGGCCGTTCCGACAAGAAGGACCAACCCCGCGTCCCGATCACGGCGCGCCTGGTGGCAGACCTGCTCACCACGGCGGGCGCCGACCGGGTCATGACGATCGACCTGCACTCGCCGCAGATCCAGGGCTTCTTCTCCATCCCCTGCGACCATCTGACGGCGACCACGCTGTTCGCCCAGTACATGCGCACCAAGGGCCTCGTCGCCCCGGTGGCGGTGGCCACCGACGCCGGCGCCGCCAAGCGGGCCCTGACCTTCGCCCGGGCCCTGAACATCCCGCTGGCGATCATGGAGAAGCACCGGCACGGCAACACGGACACCGTAGCGATCACGGCGTTCATCGGCGACGTCCGGGGGCGGGAGGCCATCGTCTTCGAGGATGAGATCGCCACGGGCTCCACCCTGCTGGCCGCCGCCGAGGTGCTGCACGAGCAGGGCGCCTCCGCCATCTACGTCTGCGCCACCCACGCCCTCTTCGCGGACAACGCCCTGGAGCGGCTGCAGCAGAGCGCGATCGACGAGGTGGTGGTGACCAACACGCTTCCGCACCAGGACCTCCCGCCCAAGGTGACCGAACTCTCGGTCGCCCCCCTGCTGGCCGCCGCCATCGACCGGGTGACCACCGGCGAGTCGATCTCCAGCCTGTTTGAAATGTGA
- the metX gene encoding homoserine O-acetyltransferase MetX codes for MAAVPVPTLLSHRQYARVASFADPLVLESGRTLKAVTLCYEVFGRLNPEGDNAILVCHALTGDSHVAGRYRPDDPKPGWWDDAVGPGKALDTERYCVICSNVIGGCQGSTGPGSANPDTGRPYGLDFPIVTPRDMVRAQARLLDQLGVRRLVAVVGGSLGAMQALEWAATYPDRMRGVIPIGGAGRFHPQGIAFNEVQRQAILNDPDFRGGQYYGTPGPVRGLATARMLGMITYRSDESMWTQFGREVRGEGSPLDRGFGVAFQVESYLHYQGQKLVERFDANSYLYLTRAMDLMDLGRGRGSYEAAHALIRAKVLAVGIRSDLLFPPYLQQETVNLVRAAGGWAEYVEMDSPWGHDAFLVDFHLIEEPIRRFLESLEYDD; via the coding sequence GTGGCTGCGGTGCCGGTTCCCACGCTGCTGTCGCACCGGCAGTACGCGCGGGTCGCGAGCTTTGCGGATCCCCTGGTCCTGGAGAGCGGGCGCACCCTGAAGGCGGTGACCCTCTGCTACGAAGTCTTCGGCCGGCTCAACCCCGAGGGCGACAACGCCATCCTCGTCTGCCACGCCCTCACGGGCGACAGCCACGTCGCCGGGCGCTACCGCCCGGACGATCCGAAGCCGGGCTGGTGGGACGATGCGGTGGGGCCCGGCAAGGCGCTGGACACCGAACGCTACTGCGTGATCTGCTCCAACGTCATCGGCGGGTGCCAGGGCTCGACCGGACCCGGCTCGGCCAACCCCGACACCGGCCGGCCCTACGGCCTCGACTTCCCCATCGTCACGCCGCGCGACATGGTGCGGGCGCAGGCCCGGCTTCTGGATCAGCTGGGCGTGCGGCGGCTGGTGGCCGTCGTCGGCGGCTCGCTGGGCGCCATGCAGGCGCTGGAGTGGGCCGCCACCTATCCGGACCGCATGCGGGGCGTCATCCCCATCGGCGGGGCCGGCCGTTTCCATCCGCAGGGCATCGCCTTCAACGAGGTACAGCGCCAGGCCATCCTGAACGACCCGGACTTCCGGGGCGGCCAGTACTACGGTACGCCGGGACCCGTGCGCGGGCTGGCGACGGCCCGGATGCTGGGCATGATCACCTACCGGTCCGACGAGTCCATGTGGACGCAGTTCGGCCGAGAGGTGCGCGGCGAGGGCAGCCCGCTGGACCGGGGATTCGGCGTGGCGTTCCAGGTGGAATCCTACCTGCACTACCAGGGCCAGAAGCTCGTGGAGCGGTTCGACGCCAACTCCTACCTCTACCTCACCCGGGCCATGGACCTGATGGACCTCGGGCGGGGCCGGGGCTCCTACGAGGCGGCACACGCCCTGATCCGGGCGAAGGTACTGGCCGTGGGCATCCGCTCGGACCTGCTCTTCCCGCCCTACCTGCAGCAGGAGACGGTCAACCTGGTGCGGGCGGCCGGCGGGTGGGCCGAGTACGTGGAGATGGACTCGCCGTGGGGGCACGACGCCTTCCTGGTGGACTTCCACCTGATCGAGGAGCCCATCCGGCGCTTCCTGGAGTCACTGGAGTACGACGATTGA
- a CDS encoding DinB family protein produces MSDLLTPASLLEMMEGNRRLTLRVAEAFPEEKLFSFKPAEALRPFADMVKEFLDIEEAYVRGIATGEWVFDEEKRAGINTKQALLAECEAVRQRTRELWPKITAERLQAAEDDGFFGQGVQTNLSRLIYALENEIHHRGQGYIYLRILGIEPPPFYVR; encoded by the coding sequence ATGAGTGACCTGCTGACGCCGGCGTCCCTGCTGGAGATGATGGAGGGCAACCGGCGGCTGACTTTGCGTGTGGCCGAGGCCTTCCCGGAGGAGAAGCTGTTCAGCTTCAAGCCGGCCGAGGCGCTGAGGCCCTTCGCCGACATGGTGAAGGAGTTCCTGGACATCGAAGAGGCCTACGTGCGGGGTATCGCCACGGGCGAGTGGGTGTTCGACGAGGAGAAGCGGGCCGGCATCAACACCAAGCAGGCGCTGCTTGCGGAGTGCGAGGCGGTGCGGCAGCGCACCCGTGAGCTGTGGCCCAAGATCACGGCTGAGCGCCTGCAGGCGGCGGAGGACGACGGCTTCTTCGGTCAGGGTGTGCAGACCAACCTGAGCCGCCTCATCTACGCCCTGGAGAACGAGATCCACCACCGGGGCCAGGGGTACATCTACCTGCGCATCCTCGGCATCGAGCCGCCGCCCTTCTACGTGCGGTAG
- the spoIVA gene encoding stage IV sporulation protein A codes for MERIDIFEDVARRTGGDIYIGVVGPVRTGKSTFIRRFAEQVILPNIPDEYEQARIRDELPQSGNGKTIMTVEPKFVPDEAIELTIGEGLTVRVRLVDCVGYAVEGALGYMDEQGSPRMVRTPWFEGEIPFHDAAEIGTRKVIAEHATIGVLMTTDGSITDLARGKYLEAEERVVAELQALGKPFVIVLNTTRPYAQETMELAGELEVKYNAPVIPVDASELTQDDVHLILEQALFEFPVREANIALPRWVEELDSSHPVRVQFEEAIAEALQGIQKIRDVDAAVERLGSYEFMASVNLKSIDMGAGVAHVETEARDDLYYQVLEEITGVPLEGKHTMVRLLREYSEAKREYDKVRDALADVKATGYGVVTPDISDMIFEEPELVRQGVMYGVKLQATAPSLHFIRADITAEVTPIIGTAKQGEELVQYLLDRFEDDPQQLWEFDIFGKSLHELVQEGIRAKLHRMPTDAQVKLQETLSRIINEGSGGLICIII; via the coding sequence GTGGAGAGGATCGACATCTTTGAGGACGTTGCGAGGCGGACCGGAGGGGACATCTACATCGGCGTGGTGGGCCCGGTCCGGACGGGGAAGTCCACCTTCATCCGCCGCTTTGCTGAGCAGGTCATCCTGCCCAACATCCCGGACGAGTACGAGCAGGCCCGCATCCGCGACGAGCTGCCGCAATCCGGCAATGGCAAGACGATCATGACCGTCGAGCCCAAGTTCGTGCCCGACGAGGCCATCGAGCTGACCATCGGCGAGGGGCTGACGGTGCGGGTGCGCCTGGTCGACTGCGTGGGCTACGCGGTCGAGGGCGCACTGGGCTACATGGACGAGCAGGGCTCCCCGCGCATGGTCCGCACGCCGTGGTTCGAGGGCGAGATCCCGTTCCACGATGCGGCCGAGATCGGCACCCGCAAGGTGATCGCCGAGCACGCCACCATCGGCGTGCTGATGACCACCGACGGGTCCATTACCGACCTGGCCCGGGGGAAGTACCTGGAGGCCGAGGAGCGGGTGGTCGCCGAGCTGCAGGCCCTGGGCAAGCCGTTCGTGATCGTGCTGAACACCACCCGGCCCTACGCGCAGGAGACGATGGAGCTGGCCGGCGAGCTCGAGGTGAAGTACAACGCACCCGTCATCCCGGTGGACGCCAGCGAGCTGACTCAGGACGACGTGCACCTCATCCTGGAGCAGGCGCTCTTTGAGTTCCCGGTGCGGGAGGCCAACATTGCCCTCCCGCGGTGGGTGGAGGAGCTCGACAGCTCCCACCCGGTGCGCGTGCAGTTCGAGGAGGCCATCGCCGAGGCGCTGCAGGGCATCCAGAAGATCCGCGACGTCGACGCCGCCGTCGAGCGGCTGGGCTCTTACGAGTTCATGGCGTCCGTCAACCTCAAGTCCATCGACATGGGCGCAGGCGTCGCCCACGTGGAGACCGAGGCCAGGGACGACCTCTACTATCAGGTGCTTGAGGAGATCACCGGCGTTCCCCTGGAGGGGAAGCACACCATGGTCCGCCTGCTCCGGGAGTACTCCGAGGCCAAGCGGGAGTATGACAAGGTGCGGGACGCCCTGGCCGACGTGAAAGCCACCGGCTACGGCGTGGTCACCCCGGACATCTCCGACATGATCTTCGAGGAGCCCGAGCTCGTGCGGCAGGGCGTGATGTACGGGGTGAAGCTGCAGGCCACGGCCCCGAGCCTCCACTTCATCCGGGCCGACATCACGGCCGAGGTGACGCCGATCATCGGCACGGCGAAGCAGGGCGAGGAGCTGGTGCAATACCTGCTCGACCGGTTCGAGGACGACCCGCAGCAGCTGTGGGAGTTCGACATCTTCGGCAAGTCGCTGCACGAACTGGTGCAGGAGGGGATCCGGGCGAAGCTGCACCGGATGCCGACCGACGCCCAGGTCAAGCTGCAGGAGACCCTCAGCCGGATCATCAACGAGGGCTCCGGCGGGCTGATCTGCATCATTATCTGA
- a CDS encoding NAD(P)H-dependent glycerol-3-phosphate dehydrogenase: protein MGLRIAILPAGTWGTALAVPAAAGGNVVRLWRRTPGWTERWDRGHPALPGLRLPGNVEACERLEDAVAGADLVVLSPAGAGLRATCRLVGPHLRADAVIVTVTKSIEPETHLLVHQVVGEELPAHRDRVVALSGPNFAHEVAAGLPTGTVAACPDLELADRVQAALMTDRFRVYTNPDLTGVELAGALKNVIALGVGIADGLQMGDNARAALISRGLVEMARIGRTMGANPLTFAGLSGLGDLVLTCTVDSSRNRRAGLAIGRGKSAAQFVAETGLTVEGIATTRAAWQLAQKLGVRMPITEAIYRVLYEGLPPLEAMARLMARPRAHELEEVAEVEGPIG, encoded by the coding sequence GTGGGTCTGCGGATCGCGATCCTGCCCGCCGGCACGTGGGGCACCGCCCTGGCGGTACCCGCGGCGGCGGGCGGCAACGTCGTCCGGCTCTGGCGGCGCACGCCCGGCTGGACGGAGCGGTGGGACAGGGGGCACCCGGCCTTGCCGGGGCTGCGCCTGCCCGGGAACGTGGAGGCGTGTGAGCGCCTGGAGGATGCGGTCGCTGGGGCCGATCTGGTGGTGCTGAGTCCCGCCGGCGCCGGATTGCGGGCCACCTGCCGGCTGGTGGGGCCGCACCTGCGCGCGGACGCCGTCATCGTCACCGTCACCAAGAGCATCGAGCCGGAGACGCATCTGCTGGTGCACCAGGTGGTGGGTGAGGAGCTGCCCGCGCACCGGGACCGGGTCGTGGCGCTCTCGGGCCCCAACTTCGCTCACGAGGTGGCGGCCGGCCTGCCCACCGGGACGGTGGCCGCCTGCCCCGACCTGGAGCTCGCCGACCGTGTCCAGGCGGCGCTGATGACAGACCGGTTCCGGGTCTACACCAACCCCGACCTGACCGGGGTGGAACTGGCCGGCGCCCTGAAGAACGTCATCGCCCTGGGGGTGGGCATCGCCGATGGGCTGCAGATGGGCGACAACGCCCGGGCGGCGCTGATCAGCCGCGGGCTGGTGGAGATGGCCCGCATCGGCCGGACCATGGGGGCGAACCCGCTGACGTTTGCCGGGCTCTCCGGACTGGGCGACCTGGTGCTCACCTGCACCGTTGACAGCTCCCGCAACCGGCGGGCGGGCCTCGCCATCGGGCGGGGGAAGAGCGCCGCCCAGTTCGTGGCCGAGACGGGCCTTACGGTGGAGGGCATCGCCACCACCCGGGCGGCCTGGCAGCTGGCGCAGAAGCTGGGCGTCCGCATGCCCATCACCGAGGCGATCTACCGCGTGCTGTACGAGGGGCTCCCGCCGCTGGAGGCGATGGCCCGGCTCATGGCCAGGCCCCGGGCCCACGAGCTGGAGGAGGTCGCCGAGGTGGAGGGGCCGATCGGGTAG
- a CDS encoding aspartate kinase: MGIVVQKYGGSSVATAEKYRRVARRIAWRKQQGYDLVVVVSAPGDMTDDLIERAKGITQRPSAREMDVLLSTGEQVSIALLAMALHELGVPAVSLTGPQAGFRTDDNHRAARIQHIDTARIKQELAEGKVVIVAGFQGLDDHGDITTLGRGGSDASAIALAAYLEAEACQIFTDVDGVYSADPRLVPTAGRLDEISYDEILELAAAGAQVMQLRSVELAKQYGVEFEVLSSLAPLPDEGGEERGTKVVAQLSPSNPRIVSGVAVDSKVAHITLVGLPDRPGVAFRVFKALGDARINLDMIVQSIGTANGGGPTADISFTCARDDLDLALEVCNSVLPEFPGARVLYDTDVAKVSIVGSGVASNYGVAAKMFEALAEKGINIELITGSEIKISCLVRASQAVEAVRAVHDKFQLGKLAPVMQ, encoded by the coding sequence TTGGGTATTGTCGTGCAGAAGTACGGCGGCTCGTCGGTGGCCACCGCCGAGAAGTACCGCCGGGTGGCCAGGCGCATCGCCTGGCGGAAGCAGCAGGGATACGACCTCGTGGTTGTCGTGAGCGCCCCCGGCGACATGACCGACGACCTGATCGAGCGGGCGAAGGGCATCACGCAGCGCCCCTCGGCCCGCGAGATGGACGTGCTCCTTTCGACGGGCGAGCAGGTCTCCATCGCCCTGCTGGCGATGGCCCTGCACGAGCTCGGTGTGCCGGCCGTCTCGCTTACCGGCCCCCAGGCCGGATTCCGGACCGATGACAACCACCGGGCGGCGCGCATCCAGCACATTGACACAGCGCGGATCAAGCAGGAGCTGGCCGAGGGCAAGGTGGTCATCGTGGCGGGCTTCCAGGGGCTGGACGACCACGGCGACATCACGACGCTGGGGCGCGGCGGCTCAGACGCCTCGGCCATCGCCCTGGCCGCGTACCTGGAGGCGGAGGCCTGTCAGATCTTCACCGACGTCGACGGCGTCTACTCGGCTGACCCCCGGCTGGTGCCGACGGCCGGCCGCCTGGACGAGATCAGCTACGACGAGATCCTGGAGCTGGCCGCGGCCGGCGCACAGGTGATGCAGCTCCGCTCCGTGGAGCTGGCAAAGCAGTATGGCGTGGAGTTTGAAGTACTTAGCTCCCTCGCCCCGCTGCCCGATGAGGGCGGCGAGGAGCGGGGTACGAAGGTGGTGGCGCAGTTGAGCCCGAGCAACCCGCGCATCGTCTCCGGCGTGGCCGTGGACTCGAAGGTCGCCCACATCACGCTGGTGGGTCTGCCCGACCGGCCGGGCGTGGCCTTCCGGGTTTTCAAGGCGCTGGGCGACGCCCGGATCAACCTCGACATGATTGTGCAGTCCATCGGCACGGCCAACGGAGGCGGCCCGACGGCCGACATCTCCTTCACCTGCGCCCGGGACGACCTCGATCTGGCGCTGGAGGTCTGCAACAGCGTGCTGCCCGAGTTTCCCGGCGCCCGCGTGCTGTACGACACGGACGTGGCCAAGGTCTCCATCGTCGGCTCCGGCGTGGCGTCCAACTACGGCGTCGCCGCGAAGATGTTCGAGGCGCTGGCGGAGAAGGGGATCAACATCGAGCTGATCACCGGGTCCGAGATCAAGATCTCGTGCCTGGTGCGCGCCTCGCAGGCCGTGGAGGCCGTGCGGGCCGTGCACGACAAGTTCCAGCTGGGCAAGCTGGCGCCGGTGATGCAGTAA